A DNA window from Natronosalvus rutilus contains the following coding sequences:
- a CDS encoding DUF6036 family nucleotidyltransferase: protein MRARFDSAYIRSELERIGQQLDNPLTVFLIGGGSMAFRGLKETTKDIDLIVSSGDDLRQLHAVLLELGYNIVREPDEEYEELGAQRILENDDGCRIDVFNQQVIGKLILAPGIRERSERYLDPGNLVVELVSPEDIFLFKAVAGRVDDIEDMFSLMQTGLEFDVAEAELETQVELLDQELFVTYVSEALTDLTEKHNVTTPLHDPVAKITERVYEELEVLHALNEPKPMLNLQQELEYSRAELQEIVSRLEEKGAVRENHDRVERLSTTI, encoded by the coding sequence GCATCGGCCAGCAGCTGGACAACCCGCTCACCGTCTTCTTAATTGGCGGGGGATCGATGGCGTTTCGCGGTCTCAAAGAGACGACCAAAGATATCGACCTCATCGTCTCCTCCGGCGACGATTTGCGTCAGCTACACGCGGTGCTCCTCGAATTGGGATACAATATCGTCCGGGAACCGGACGAAGAGTACGAAGAACTCGGTGCCCAGCGAATCCTCGAGAACGATGATGGATGTCGAATCGACGTCTTCAACCAGCAGGTGATCGGCAAGCTGATTCTGGCTCCAGGCATTCGTGAGCGGAGCGAACGCTATCTCGACCCGGGAAATCTCGTTGTCGAGCTCGTGAGTCCAGAAGACATCTTCCTGTTCAAAGCGGTCGCCGGTCGGGTGGACGACATCGAGGATATGTTTTCGCTGATGCAGACCGGCCTCGAGTTCGACGTCGCCGAAGCGGAACTCGAGACGCAGGTCGAACTATTGGATCAGGAATTGTTCGTGACGTACGTGAGCGAAGCGTTGACCGATCTCACCGAAAAGCACAACGTGACGACACCGTTGCACGACCCCGTTGCGAAGATTACCGAGCGCGTCTACGAGGAACTCGAAGTGCTTCACGCCCTCAATGAACCGAAACCAATGCTCAACCTCCAGCAGGAACTCGAGTACTCCAGGGCTGAACTACAGGAGATCGTGAGTCGTCTCGAAGAGAAAGGCGCCGTCAGAGAAAACCATGATCGCGTTGAGCGTCTTTCGACAACGATCTGA